The region AAGCTTGCAAGGCGGTGGTGGAAGCTATATTCACATCCTTGAGCGCGATACGCGTGGCGGCAATCATTTTGAGCCCCGCTTCCAGTGCTTTTTCGTTGTCATAACCCGGCACCAAATGCGCGAAAGGCGTGTCCTGATGCGGGATGAAGGGTCCCATGCCAATCATGTCGATATCCTCATCAAAAAAGAAAAGAATGTCATCGGCAAGATGTTCCACGGTTTGACCCGGCAGGCCAATCATGACCCCGGTTCCGGTTTGATAGCCCACTTTTCTGAGGATGCGCAGGCATTCCCGCCGTTTTTCAAAGGAATGGTCTGCGGGATGCAGGGTTTTATAAAGTTCGGGGTCGGCTTCCTCAATTCTGAGCAAATATCTATGCGCGCCGGCTTCAAACCATTGACGGAAAACCTCTTCGCTCTGTTCGCCCAGGGAAAGCGTGATGCCCAGTTTGCCCTGGCTGAGCGTTTTGATGTCGCTCACAAGTTCGGTGATAAAATCAGTCCAAACCTTGTCTTCACGCTCGCCGGCCTGCAAAACCAGCGAGCCATAGCGCTGTTGGAAACACCAACTGGCTTCTTCCAAAACCTCTTCCCGGCAAATCTGATAGCGCTCCATTTTGGTGTTGCTGCTGCGGATGCCGCAATAATAGCAATCCTTGCTGCAAATATTGCTGAGTTCTATGATGCCGCGCAGGTGGACCTTGTTTCCCATGTGCTCCAGCTTCACTTGATAGGCTTGTTTATAAAGCGCTGCAATCTCATCCGGTTCGGAAAGCGAGAGCATTTTGATGAGTTCGTCGCGCTGGGGTCTTGAATAGTTCATTCTGGCTCCTGTCTTTTAACAATATAAAAGCCTGAATGGTTTTGGCAATAGGCATTCTGGGGCTTGGGCAAAAAAAACCTTGCCAGATTTTCCAAGTTTAAAAAAGTGGTTAGTAAACACTCACTAACATAAAGGCTGGTTGATGGTACTCACCAAAAGACAAGAGGATATAGTCCAGGCTGCGATTGGCATCATCGCCCGTCGTGGCTTTCAGGCTTTAACCACAAAAAACATCGCGCAGTCCCTGGGGCTGACGGAAGCCGCGCTATATCGTCATTTCGCCAGTAAAAAGGAGCTCATCAACCAGTTATTGGTCTATTTTGAAGACCTGAGCTGTCAGATTTTGGAGGAAATTTCCACGTCAAACCTGAATCCGCTGGAAAGCCTGCGCCGTTTTGTGATGAACCGCTACCGCATGTTTACTGCCGACCCGGATTTGGCGCGGGTGATGTTTTCCGAGGAGCCTTTCGCGCATGACCCATCCTTCAGCAGCCAGATGCAGCGCATTTCCGGCCGCCATCGCGAGGCGGTTGTCTGTTATCTGCAAGAGGGGCAAAGGCTTGGACTCATCGACCCCAAACTCGAACCCTGCCAGCTTTTCCGCATCATCGTGGGTTCCATGCGCTACACTGTGAACCAATGGAACATGGGCGGGCAATCTTTTGATTTGATTGCCGAGGGTGAAAAACTTTTTCAAACCATCAAAATTATGATTCAAATAAACAATCAAGGAGAATAGTATGCAGAGCAGAAAAGTATCTGAACTCGAGCCTGTCGTAAATAAAAACGGCATCACCGGCACCAAGATTTATGTCCAGCCGGAAGGCGAAATCGTTCATCTGCACCTCAGCCCCGGAGCCCATCTGGCGGCTCATACAACCCCCGTTAACGTTGCCTTCTACGTTTTGGAAGGCACCGCCACCTTCGTGATTGGCGATGAAGAGCAGGTTTTCCCGCAGGATACCATCGTCGATAGTCCCAAAGACATTCCCCACGCGGTTTTGAATAATGGTGACAGCGACCTGCGCTTGCTGGTCATCAAAATGCCCAAACCCTAATAAACACAACCCCTTACAAGGAGAACCATAATGAGCATGTTCTGTTATCAATGCCAGGAAACAGCCCGGAACACCGGCTGCACCGTTCGCGGAGTTTGTGGAAAATCCCCTGAACTCTGCCACCTTTTCGACCTGTCCATCCACGCCATGAAAGGCATCGCCTTCGCCAGCGTGCAATTGGCAAAAAAAGACATTTACTATCCCGAAGACGCGCTCTTTGTGATGGGTGGCCTTTTCCGCTCCATCACGAACGCAAACTGGGATGAAAAACAGATTATCAAATTCATCGACGAAGCCCTCGCCCTGCGCGACAAACGCAAAATGGAACTGGGCTGGGAAGCCGGAACCATTTGCCCGAGCTGCCCCGATGCCGCCACCTTCCAGGTGAAGCCCGAAGATTACTACACCCTCGGCGAGAAAGTTGGCGTTTTGGCAACCGAAAATGAAGACATCCGCTCCCTGCGCGAAACCATCATCTACGGCCTCAAAGGCATCGCCGCTTATGGCGAACACGCCTGGATGCTTGGCTATCAAAGCGATGAAGTAAACAAATTCATGATGGAAGCCCTTGCCGCCACCATCGACGACAGCCTCAGCGCTGAAGAATTGACCAATTTGGTGGTCAAAACCGGCGAATATGCCGTGAAAGTTATGGAACTTTTGGACCGCGCCAACACCGAAACCTACGGCGTTCCAGAACCCACCGAAGTGGATTTGGGCGTGGGAACCAACCCCGGCATCCTGATTAGCGGACACGACCTGCTGGATTTGGAAGAGCTGCTTCAGCAAACCGAAGGCCAGGGCATCGACATTTACACTCATGGCGAAATGCTGCCCGCGAACTATTATCCCGCCTTCAAAAAATTCAAACATTTCCACGGAAACTACGGCTCCTCCTGGTGGCATCAGCTTTCCGAATTCCAAAGCTTCAACGGCCCCATCCTGATGACCACAAACTGCATCGTGCCGCTCACTCCCAAGCAGACCTATCTGGACC is a window of Candidatus Cloacimonadota bacterium DNA encoding:
- the hydE gene encoding [FeFe] hydrogenase H-cluster radical SAM maturase HydE produces the protein MNYSRPQRDELIKMLSLSEPDEIAALYKQAYQVKLEHMGNKVHLRGIIELSNICSKDCYYCGIRSSNTKMERYQICREEVLEEASWCFQQRYGSLVLQAGEREDKVWTDFITELVSDIKTLSQGKLGITLSLGEQSEEVFRQWFEAGAHRYLLRIEEADPELYKTLHPADHSFEKRRECLRILRKVGYQTGTGVMIGLPGQTVEHLADDILFFFDEDIDMIGMGPFIPHQDTPFAHLVPGYDNEKALEAGLKMIAATRIALKDVNIASTTALQALQAAGREMGLLAGANIIMPNVTSTSYRKGYQLYEGKPGLDENAPDTRDALEKSIHSIGESIAYDEWGDSKHFAKRKEAVTPQ
- a CDS encoding TetR/AcrR family transcriptional regulator; this translates as MVLTKRQEDIVQAAIGIIARRGFQALTTKNIAQSLGLTEAALYRHFASKKELINQLLVYFEDLSCQILEEISTSNLNPLESLRRFVMNRYRMFTADPDLARVMFSEEPFAHDPSFSSQMQRISGRHREAVVCYLQEGQRLGLIDPKLEPCQLFRIIVGSMRYTVNQWNMGGQSFDLIAEGEKLFQTIKIMIQINNQGE
- a CDS encoding cupin domain-containing protein, whose protein sequence is MQSRKVSELEPVVNKNGITGTKIYVQPEGEIVHLHLSPGAHLAAHTTPVNVAFYVLEGTATFVIGDEEQVFPQDTIVDSPKDIPHAVLNNGDSDLRLLVIKMPKP
- the hcp gene encoding hydroxylamine reductase, which translates into the protein MSMFCYQCQETARNTGCTVRGVCGKSPELCHLFDLSIHAMKGIAFASVQLAKKDIYYPEDALFVMGGLFRSITNANWDEKQIIKFIDEALALRDKRKMELGWEAGTICPSCPDAATFQVKPEDYYTLGEKVGVLATENEDIRSLRETIIYGLKGIAAYGEHAWMLGYQSDEVNKFMMEALAATIDDSLSAEELTNLVVKTGEYAVKVMELLDRANTETYGVPEPTEVDLGVGTNPGILISGHDLLDLEELLQQTEGQGIDIYTHGEMLPANYYPAFKKFKHFHGNYGSSWWHQLSEFQSFNGPILMTTNCIVPLTPKQTYLDRFYTTGMTGYPGAVHIPDREPGKQKDFSAIIAKAKTCQPPIELETGKIVGGFNHRTVMGMADKVVEAIKAGKIKKFVVMAGCDGRHNSRQYFTDVAEKLPQDAVILTAGCAKYRYIKLPLGDIDGIPRVLDAGQCNDSYSLAIIALKLKEAFGLDDVNQLPIAFDIAWYEQKAVAVLLALLFLGFKNMRLGPTLPGFLSPNVAQVIIDTFGLKATADADSDVADMMA